TTTGTTCACTGCTCCAGTCCCAGCACCTAGAATGATGCTTGGCACTAGGCAATCTATATTGAATGAATGACGTGAAGGTTTGGTGCATCCTGTCATTCAATTCCTATTGGTACCCACTCGAGGCGTGTCACATGATCCTCTTTGTAGCCACCTGGTTCTGACAtgctcccctttcctctctgcctttgGAGTCTCCCCCTCTAGCAGCCCACTTCCCAATCAGCCCAACCTTCTGCTAAGTGCTGCGTTCCCAGGTAAGCCTTCCAAAACTTAAATGGTTAATATGCCCAAGTAATTAGATCTCTGCTTTTTGTCTGTGTAAACAGAAACAGCCCATTTGTCTAGCAAACTTTTCCTGAGTCCCAGCTCTGTGCAAAGCATTGTGGGAAATGCAGAGATGAAGTCCTAGTCCCTAACCTTGAGAAGCACATACTCTATGAGAGAGGTGGAAAAATACACAACACAGAAGTATGGTACTGCCTGGGCTTGAGTCCTGGCTTCCCTGCTTACTTACGTGGCCTTGACCAAGTgtcttcattgttttgttttttttgcggtacgcaggcctctcactgttgtggcctctcccattgtggagcacaggctctggacgcgcaggctcagtggccatggctcacgggcccagctgctccgcggcatgtgggatcctcccggaccggggcacgaacccgtgtcccctgcctcggcaggcggactctcaaccactgtgccaccagtgaagccctcttCATTGTTTTAAGCATCAGTTTcaccatctttatttatttattttcggccaCACCaagcagcttgcgggatctcagttccctgaccagggattgaacctgggccatggcagtgaaagcctggaatcccaACTGTTAGGCCACTAGGAAACGCCCACTAAAAAGGTAATAATAGTATAATAAGGTTGTTCTGAGGATGAACTGAGGTATCGCATGTAAAGCTACCAGTGTGATAGAGCACCTGAGAACACAGttgacactcagtaaatgtcagctagcaagccttttctcttttctgccgTGCTTGTCGGATCCtggttctccaaccagggaccgaacctgtgccccctgcagtgcaagcacagagtcctaaccactggaccgccagggaattcgcagcatcctttttgttttaattgaggtatagtttatcttcaacactatgttagttccatgtgcacaacatagtgactcGATATTACTGTACACTGCAAAATGGTCACCATACAAGCGTCCTTATTAGTAAAGATATTAACCTTTGTGTGTTTAGGCCTGCCCTTCTTTTGTGTTGTGGCTCTAATCTCCAGAGCTCAGGTGAGTTACTACTTGAGTAGCAGCATTCAGAATCTCCATGACAGGAGGCTGGAGAGTGACAAAAGAGGGATGGACTGAGTCCTGTTACTGACCTTCCTTCCCCAGCTGCTGGGGAGCAGTCACACTGGATTATTTGTGTTGACAAAAATAGTAAGTATGACTGTTAATAAGTATCTTGGAGCATTAGCTCAAAAGATCAGCCCCTTAAGGAGTTTTGATGTTTTGTTTGGGGCACTGACTGCAAGCTGCCTGAAAACCGTGCGGTAGCTTACCTGAGTGTAGGGCTTGGCTTACCTACTCTGCTTAGGTTGTGCTTGAAGCACTTGGCTTTGCTAGTGTGAAACCACTCTTGTGGTTTCTTGGTCTGCAAAGCATCCTTAAGTCCAGGATCTCATTAGACCCTCCTTCCAACCCTGTGATTGGCATGACATATTTCACTGTTACTGTTTTTGTTGGAGAAGATTGAAGTTTAGCAAAGTGAAGTGACTTAGGTAAAGTCTCACAACTAGTGACAAGTCCATACTCAGAACCAGGTCTTCTGACTATAAACCGAGCATCCTTCTATATGCCTTACTAAttgttttaaagttctttataGCGATTCAGAATCTCCCTCTTTGAACCTAGTTCAGGGTGCTTTGTGGCACCACACCACAGAGAACCAGTTTAAGGCCAAAAATAACAatatctacttttatttatttttttggcgagCAGTAtgtgggatcgaacccgtgccccctgccttggaagcgcggagtcttaaccactccaGGGAagtcagggaagtcccacagtatCTATTTCTTGAGTAGGTGCTGTGCAGCAGGTACTCtacacatattatctcattgaTAACCCTGAAGGGCAGATAATACTATCGCCATTGTGCAGATGGGAAAAGCTGATGTTCAGGGAGATTAAGCAGTGGCTTAGGAtgacataccttttttttttggacataatAACTTACAGGACGGTGCTCAACTCTAAGAAGACTGAGTCTCAGTTACTTAACCTatctcctgtaaaatggggataaataatGTTTGTTTTGCTAACCTCTCATGGTTGTTATAAAGCTCAATAAGTATCTGTGAAGACACTCTGAAAGTTTTATAAATGTAAGTGATCATTATTATTAAACATAATTAAAGCAGTCTGAAAGTAGAAGTTTTGCAGAAGAGATTCATGTTTCTGTTGGAAGAATGTGCTTATGTTCAGTGAAGAAATGGGACTGATTGAATTGGTTGACCTTTAAGGTCCCATGGAACCTTAAGTTATAAGGGTCTTCAGACTCTGCAACCACTTGTTAGTtttctgacttcctcttctgTTCTTTCTTGTGTTTACTACTATCTAATCACACTGGTCTCCTAGCTGTTTCTCACTCATGTCAGACatactcccacctcagggccttacACTTACTGCCTCAAATTTTTTCACCCAGATACCCTTACTACCTTCAGTTCTTTGCACAAATATCATCTTAATGAGGCCTTCTCTGACTACCCTATCTAAAACtgaacccccccacacacatacatacaggtAAACATAAATCTCCTTTTGTGCTTATTTTCCTCCATAGCACTTTTCACCATCTGGcaaaccatttattttatttattcagtttattACCTCTTTCCCTCCTGTTAGGTagttcctggtacatagtaaactttgaatgaatgattttttcTATACCACAGCTCattcctatttttaaagtctgaagACCTTTAAGTTGTGTATTTATGTCATGCACTATTCCAAATATGCTTGGTTCATAACTGAAGATGGAGATAAGACTTACAAATtaagagagggtgtggagaacctGCATCAGGGACCCTATTCCCAGATCCCAGGCATATTGATTCTGTGACCACCGACAGATCTGTTTAGGACCTTGATTTTTCTTATTGGTAACCTGGGGGCTGCTGCTGTATAAAATGCTTGGTAACATCGTGATATGCATGTTACTCGGCATCATGGTGGGCTGAGGCTCTTGGAGTCTCCGTCCAAGGACTCATtaataatggaagaaaagatcTCCTGATTTAATGCCGTGGTGCCAACTCTGTGGACTGGTTACTGCTGGATTGTCTCCATCCATTCATGCCTAAGCCATTCTAGTGCCAAACCCTTAACTTTACTAAAAATTATTCTCCTCCTTCATAGCTTCCCTTTAATTGCCATATTTGGTATATGGTCTCTTGGAGACATCCTGATCTGTTTTAGTTGAATTCAAAGAGCTTACTTATTCTGAAACTGATTCTCTTTGACTTCCTGGTACAGtaccttttatttgtttgttttttagggaaGGTTATTAATATTGCAGTTGTGGGGAACAGTGGACAGAATGAACTTTGGCTTAGAAACTCCTGGTTTTCATCCCCCCAAGTTACTTTTGTCAATAGTTAGCTGtctcttggggacttccctggtggtctgaaTCCGCcttcccagtggttaagaatccgccttccaatgcaggggacgtgggttcaatccctggttggggaactacgatcctacatgctgtgggacagctaagcccacatgctgcaactactgagcctgagcgccacaagtagagagaagcctgtCTGCCGCAATGAAACATCCCAcgtgacgcagccaaaaataaataaataaatatttaaaaaataaaaataataattatctgTCCTTGGTCAAATTACTGAACcattctgaggctcagtttcctcatctctaaaataagatTAGTTTCTGCTCTTTCTGCTTTACAGAGTTATTGTGGGGtgaaaaatgagataatgaaaaatagaatgtATGTAAGCAAAAGGCATTcacattattattcttttttaaaaaattttatttatttttggctgcgttgggtcttcattgctgcacgcgggctttctctagttgtggcgagcgggggctactcttcattgtggcgcgtgggcttctcattgcagtggcttctcttgttgtggagcacaggctctaggtgcacaggcttcagtagttgtggcacgtgggttcagtagttgtggcttgtgggctctagagcacaggctcagtagttacggtgtatgggcttagttgctccgcggcatgtgggatcttccccagacCAGGCtcaaacctgtgacccctgcattggcaagcggattcttaaccactgtgccaccagggaagtcccttacatTATTATTCTTGCAGTGACCTCCTCACCAGGCCATGGGGATGAGGTGAGGAGCATTGGGCCGTGGGAGCCTGAGCCTTAATGTTAGTTGTACTTTCTTCCCCCGAAGACTTGCAGACGGAGAGGTGCTCTGCTCCAAGTCTGACAAGCCTCCATTCAGAAAGGactggttggggcttccctggtggcgcagtggttgagagtccgcctgccgatgcaggggacacgggttcgtgccccggtccgggaagatcccacacgccacggagcggctgggcccgtgagccatggccactgagcctgcgcttccggagcctgtgctccacaacgggagaggccacaacagtgagaggcccgcgtaccagtaccacaaaaaaaaaaaaaaagaaagaaaggactggTTGGGTAGCCATCTTGATTTTTCAGCCATGTTTCTGTATGAGTACATTGATCCAAATGTGCTGCTAACACGTTTCTCACTTTAACTCCGATAATACCTTTCCCCCAACCTGCTGCTTTTATTCTGTAGTCTTGGTATTTGCTGTTCCTTTCACCTTCCACATCTCTCTGTTTTTTGGTAAGTAGGTGACAGGATTCTTTATCTGGGAGTTTCTGTGCTTTCAACTGTGGTTGTAATAGAAACCAGTCCAGGTCAGTATTGTGTTCCAGGTACACAAAAGATTGTGTTCCTTTCAGAGTTATCCCTTTCCTGCAAACACTTTAGCTATGTGTCAagagaaacattattttttcccatGTTGGTGACTTAGAGGGTTATCATTAGTGCAGTGGACTTCATCTggtgcttccttccttccccctgggACCTCTGCTGCTCCTGGATGGGGCCTTGGGAGTGCAGTTAGGCTTGGCAGCTGTGGTGGGACCCTGGGTCAGCAGAAGTCCACCTTGGTGTGTTGGAAGGGTGACTGCTCAGTGCGTGAGGTGCCTTTCACAGCCTGTTTTTTAGTGGGTCTAGTTTCAGCCCTGACACGTTGACCCTAGGGAGCTAAATTCTTTGGCTACTCCACAGGGGGTGATGGTCTTTCCCACCAGACACAAGTAACCTTCCTTTGAATTCTGACAGTTGCATTGAGGCCCATCCAGACTCTCACCAAACTTGCTTTTCTGTGTGGCTTGGTCCTGACTGCCTTTTGAATCTCTTTTAGAGCTCTGAGCTCTTCACCCTGACCTATGGGGCTCTAGTCACCCAGCTGTGCAAGGACTATGAAAATGATGAAGATGTGAATAAACAGCTGGACAAAATGTGAGTGAGCTCCTCTGTGGGAGAGTCAGTAACGGGACTCCTGAGTGCACCGAATCTACGTGGTCCCTTAGGGCCCAGAACAGGGTTCACTCTCGTTACCAACACTTTGGGTACAGTTTCCACTGCTTATTTATTGGGGTGTTTTGGGATTGTCCTAGTTTTCCCTTTACCACCAACAGCCTTATGTTCAGACATAAGACATTCAGACCGCATAATATAGTCtgttctctcatttctttcccagGGGCTATAACATTGGAGTCCGACTGATTGAAGATTTCTTGGCACGGTCAAATGTCGGGAGGTGCCATGACTTCCGGGAAACTGCAGATGTCATTGCCAAGGTCATTATCCTGGGCCACCTGGCCGTACCGAAGGATTGTCATTGGAAGGCACTGCTTACCACTCGCTCCCTTAGAAAGGCCCTTATTATTCCAGAAGAATAGCTAGGCAGCTGTTTGGACCAAAGAAGCCTTCCTGGTGGTTTAGGAATAACACAGATTATGAGAAAGGGAAGAATGGTTGGGATCATCCTTGTGGATTAAAGACCCACTAAAATCAAAGCCAGATCTTTTCAACTGTGCAGATATAGCAGAGTAGCATGGGGGTTAAGAATATAGACAGAcctggccgtgaggcatgtgggatcttagctccccgaccagggatcaaacctgtacccccttcgttggaaggtgaagtcttaaccactggactgccggggaagtatggtccacatccaaaaaaaaaaaaaaaatcttaggggaaaaaaaataaagaatacagacAAACCTGgcttcaaattctggctccaATACTTAGTAGTTCTTAGGTaagttatttttaacttctttaattaCCAGTTACCTcgtctttaaaatgaagaaaataagagcTACGTCATAGGGCTTCTGTAAGgagtaaatgaaaaaatgaacatgAGCGTTCAGGTAAAATGAATGCCCTTACTGCAGCATGTATATAGAAAGTGTTTGCTATTAATAATATTAGTGTTACATATTATAGGGTTAATAATAAATGATACAACACCTATAGCTTTGTGGTGTTAGAAGAAGGGTTCAGATAGCAGAGAGAGAGGACAGGAAAGTGTGTTGGGACCGCTCTGTGGTTAGATGCTGGTTCAGGGCAGCCACCCCTGTCAGAAGATCAGTGCTCCTTTCCACTAAGAAGTGCAGGTAATCAGCAAGTTGTCACCTAATTGTATGATGCCTTGAAGGAGAAGGGTGTGGAATTGTGCACAGttgcttttcctttttgcctTGAATACCTGAAGCTTCAGTGTCTTGCAGAAGccacaatttttttcctgaaccatttagTTCCCCTTGCTGGTCCCATCACATCACCTTCCCTGTCGTACAGCCCCTACTACTCTTCCTCATAGTGCCATTGTGTGTTTTTTGACAGGTGGCGTTCAAGATGTACTTGGGCATCACTCCAAGCATCACCAATTGGAGCCCAGCTGGTGACGAATTCTCcctcattttggaaaataatccTTTGGTGGACTTTGTGGAACTTCCTGATAACCACTCGTCCCTTATTTATTCCAATCTCTTGTGTGGGGTGTTGCGAGGAGCCTTGGAGATGGTGAGTGCAGCTCTTTACCTTCTGAGACACCTGAAATGTAGTAAggtcttaataaatgtttgaacgAATGAATGGGAGAGTGAAAAGAAGGGCTTTTAGCTCACCCCAGTGCTTCGCTGCCTGAGGTGGTGATGCTGCCAAGTGTAGGATCCAAGTTGGAAATCTCCACATGGTGTTGATGCTCCCTGCTAGGCTGGGAGGTGGTGCGCTCAGCCCTCAGAGCCCAGGAACATCTGTTCCCAGATTGGCTTATTTGGTGACAGTTTGATTTGCGAGTGTTCTTTGCTAAGTCTCCCTTATTGGGTGGGGACCACTGCCTTCTGCACAGGAACTGGCAATCTTGTCCATGTGGAAACCAGCCTCCTTGTTTAGGCTACTGTGGATGAGTCAGTTATAGCCCCATCCCTGGTGGTTTCCCAGAGGCTGTGGCTAGGCAGCCGCCCCTTCATTTTTGCACTGTCCCTCAGGTCCAGATGGCTGTGGAGGCCAAATTTGTCCAGGACACCCTGAAAGGAGACGGTGTGACAGAAATCCGGATGAGGTTCATCAGGCGGATTGAGGACAACCTCCCAGCTGGAGAGGAATGACCGTCCCCAGGACTTCAGCGTAGCTGGCAGGAGCCTTGTTGGAGTCAGGAAGCCTCAGTGCTCCCTCTGCCCTCTAGAATTAACTCAGTGACTGTTTAACACGgatgttatatattcttctaacTTTGTTTCCCTTCTCCATGTTAATAAAGAACAGACTGTGATGTAGTCCATTTACCCTACAAGTGTGCACATTCAGGAGGGAAATTCTTTGCTCCCTTTCCCTTCAGAGGGGCTGGATGTAGTCATCCTTGGTTGGACTGGAAAGAGCTcaaaccagtttacattcctgtTTGAATTTTCCAAAGTAGAACCACTTTGACCCCATTAAGAGGCAAGCCTAGCACATTTGTCCCTGGGTCTTCAGAAAGTCATTGGTGAATGGCCGTAGGGAATCCAGGATTCACTGGGACAGGGGAGGAGAAGCTGGGAGGGGTGGGTCGGATTTGCTAGCTGTAGTGTGACACACTGTAGTGCTTGCCAGGAAAGGGGAACCAGTCATGCCAGAAACGTTGACTTCTGGGAGGCCACCCAggcctctctttccttcctgctgTTTGGAGGCAAGATCTCCTCTTTTTACAGAGGGTCCATCTCTTTTTCTTACAAGTTCTTCAATAAAGACACATTCTTGAGTGAAATCCCAATCATGTCATGTTTTTTCTCTGCTCAGCCCTGGGAATTTTGTTACAGTGGGGTGAGGAGACCTGCTAAAAGTTCCTGTGCCCTACCTTGACTTCATCTGGTCTAGGAATGGCTTCTTCCCATGGACCAGAGAGTCTGGGAAACCTGGGAGCAAATGAGGCCCCTTCAGAGTCATTTTTGAGTCTACTGTCTGTAGCAAAATCTAGAAGCAGACCATTATCTCAGACGTGCCTAAAATGGACTATCCTGGGCCCTTGGCCACCAAGTTGGAGGATTTGGCTAGAAAGACCATGTAAACCTTGGTATTGGGgtgccatttattgagtgcttaccatgtgtcATCACTGTACCGAGCACTTTGTACGTATCATCTAATTCacaataattccatttttaggagGAGGGCccaagttgcccaaggtcatacagctagtaagtggaaaACCTAGGGTTCAAAGCCCCAGCCAGACTCCAAAGCCCGTGTTCTTAACCGC
This sequence is a window from Globicephala melas chromosome 1, mGloMel1.2, whole genome shotgun sequence. Protein-coding genes within it:
- the TRAPPC3 gene encoding trafficking protein particle complex subunit 3 codes for the protein MSRQANRGTESKKMSSELFTLTYGALVTQLCKDYENDEDVNKQLDKMGYNIGVRLIEDFLARSNVGRCHDFRETADVIAKVAFKMYLGITPSITNWSPAGDEFSLILENNPLVDFVELPDNHSSLIYSNLLCGVLRGALEMVQMAVEAKFVQDTLKGDGVTEIRMRFIRRIEDNLPAGEE